Proteins encoded together in one Impatiens glandulifera chromosome 1, dImpGla2.1, whole genome shotgun sequence window:
- the LOC124920489 gene encoding MAPK kinase substrate protein At1g80180-like yields MAGLQRSAISFRRQGSSGLIWDDKLISAELMKQKEEEEGGEKSKQDQNQNQKEEQTAPSPTPTPEQGRPPRNINTIERSRSNRAFRTGRVSPAIEPPSPRLSACGLCNGFGNKDKIRRRPKTTVVVNRRK; encoded by the coding sequence atggCTGGATTGCAGCGATCTGCGATTTCGTTTCGTAGACAAGGTTCATCGGGATTGATATGGGATGATAAGCTTATCTCTGCTGAATTGATGAAacaaaaggaagaagaagaaggaggagagAAATCTAAACAAGATCAGAATCAGAATCAGAAAGAAGAACAGACGGCACCTTCACCAACGCCGACGCCGGAGCAGGGGAGGCCTCCTAGGAACATCAACACGATCGAACGTAGCCGATCCAATCGCGCTTTTCGAACGGGAAGGGTTTCGCCGGCGATTGAACCTCCTTCGCCGCGATTATCTGCTTGTGGGTTATGTAATGGTTTTGGGAACAAGGATAAGATTCGACGGCGGCCAAAGACTACTGTTGTTGTTAATCGCAGAAAGTGA